TTTTAGTGCTTCAGGTTTACCCGTCCCCTCATAAGGTGTGCGTTCAATTTCTTTGATTAGGCTATTGATCTTTTTAAGAATCTGTTTATCGTTATTTACCCAGTATAAATAATCTTCCCAACCAGTATCTAAGAATATCTTTTTCATGCCGAACAGATTACGCCTCAATCAACTCCCTCTCCGTTCCCTTTCCCTCTTCGTACTGCTTAATGCCCTTTAACAATCGTTCAGCATTTTTTGGATTTCTCAATAAATAAAAAGTTTCCTGCATGGCATCATAATCACTTTTGGGCATAACAATTACGTCTTCTCCGTTTTGGCGGGTTACGTGAACTGGCTCGTGTTTGTCAAAAACAAGATCCAGGTAATATTTAAGTTTTTGCCGAAAATGACTATAGGAGGTTACATCCATGAT
This sequence is a window from Lewinellaceae bacterium. Protein-coding genes within it:
- a CDS encoding Txe/YoeB family addiction module toxin, whose translation is MKKIFLDTGWEDYLYWVNNDKQILKKINSLIKEIERTPYEGTGKPEALKYDLTGWWSRRINFEHRIVYKVEVESLYIVQCRNHY
- a CDS encoding type II toxin-antitoxin system prevent-host-death family antitoxin, which encodes MDVTSYSHFRQKLKYYLDLVFDKHEPVHVTRQNGEDVIVMPKSDYDAMQETFYLLRNPKNAERLLKGIKQYEEGKGTERELIEA